From Besnoitia besnoiti strain Bb-Ger1 chromosome X, whole genome shotgun sequence, one genomic window encodes:
- a CDS encoding hypothetical protein (encoded by transcript BESB_017500), with translation MARRRPPRAAQGEETRAKEPEEGLEELREQSQGGVSSSSSRTAPAASSTSLPSEEPRCLGAQTDYADARRETQSETREEGLEEGCGVAPDPDDAESNSVVSPCLSPTQSERFGGETDKGGEDEAAERRIKRREEKREEKRERSIRSGVPHRHGSRKSASRSSSPPSSSAVYDASPFCPLPGDFALPECRMQGASFVSPFPSSSSLLASSSLSSLPPPAGASFSLPSSPALSPCLSSSAFGPLSSAPPGASASASCELSAICAGGRVTAAPSARPLRKIYPDEVKSAPSAYVTASSASVFLPPSAPRSAATSLPVSALPSALPPYQVFAEEPQEPRAGESPHEAVAWRVPSDGARPDEPLLAAPCPWQASPSSSPPSCPPRGSSSSASPVSSREPCAAGSPPRHRPSVTSASAWFSRWRSRLSSQEPQEAILPFTRGRPSDIPLLHQSSKRLATPDGPPRVRRLRILEISGGTCRRLLLQTSELLRLVHCHNRRGAMEDAAVGALKLRDLRQVVGRCAAQRPSIEVRRNCVLVNLPYVKCLILCERVLLLPLDSESSSPVPVAFLHSAHDAGFGMRPSRAQGSTQPLSSSPMSPCASARPSVLFARPSPAGAGPPLGSGAQATAEGPRGDTSSGAVGATPGQGAGEDEAEEARGAELDCGRSRRAETDRSEDRCDDDTRYRRSGTSLARRWLAHTRELAHEDPAGCGEISRVASCGEGHGDACFTFGCDDDEKDACEQRLVSKVLSLSARRASLPEDEPFEFTALEAILVHVCDALKGELEPIAVAATTLLRFIHEQPSSTQKLRKVGDLRRRLGAVRDKTRGIDQALRELLDTEDDLCRLEVSRFWAHEKEWERPSRNAHAEDVEILLECYEQEIDALLQSIIRIDEALDDGLQLMELHLASIRNAFLKSELALDVIGVLFAGIAAFAGVFGMNIRSGWEDAQSTFWWIAAALSALSLVTVILVYIWFRRQKL, from the exons atggctcggcgtcggcctccgcgcgctgcgcagggcgaggagacacgcgcgaaGGAACCGGAGGAAGGCCTCGAAGAGCTGAGAGAGCAGAGCCAaggcggcgtctcttcgtcttcctctcgcacggctcctgctgcctcttcaACTTCTCTCCCCAGCGAGGAGCCACGATGCCTCGGGGCGCAGACGGACTACGCAGAcgcccgcagagagacacagtcTGAAACTCGCGAGGAAGGGCTCGAGGAGGggtgcggcgtcgctcccgATCCCGACGATGCAGAATCGAACAGTGTAGTAAGTCCGTGTCTTTCGCCGACACAGTCTGAGCGTTTCGGCGGTGAAACCGACAAAgggggagaggacgaagcagcagagagacgcataaagagaagagaagagaaaagagaggagaaacgAGAGCGCAGCATTCGATCTGGCGTGCCTCACCGCCATGGCTCGCGAAAGAGtgcctctcgctcgtcttctccgccgtcctcttctgcgGTGTACGACGCGAGCCCGTTTTGTCCTCTCCCGGGGGACTTTGCTTTGCCAGAATGCCGCATGCAAGGGGCGTCTTTCGTCTCGCCGTttccttcgtcgtcttcgcttctagcttcgtcctctttgtcttctctcccgccaccggcgggcgcttcgttctcgctgccttcctcgcccgccttgTCGCCATGcctgtcttcttctgccttcgGTCCGctgtcgtcggcgccgcctggtgcgtcggcctcggcgtcttgcGAACTCTCTGCGATTTGCGCTGGGGGCAGGGtcaccgccgcgccgtccgcgcggccgcttcggAAGATCTACCCCGACGAAGTCAAGTCGGCGCCCAGCGCGTACGTGACAGCCTCCTCGGCGAGCGTCTTTCTCCCTCCCTCGGctccgcgctctgcggcgaccTCTCTGCCGGTGTCCGCCCTGccctcggcgctgccgccgtatCAGGTCTTCGCCGAAGAGCCGCAGGAACCCCGGGCGGGCGAGTCGCCGCACGAGGCCGTTGCCTGGCGCGTCCCCTccgacggcgcgcgtccCGATGAGCCGCTCCTCGCAGCCCCCTGCCCGTGGcaggcctcgccttcttcctctcccccctcctgCCCTCCGCGGGGCTCCTCGAGCTCAGCGTCgccggtctcctcgcgcgagccctgcgccgcaggctcCCCGCCGCGGCACCGCCCCTCCGTgacctccgcctccgcctggtTTTCGCggtggcgctcgcggctcagCTCCCAGGAGCCTCAGGAGGCGATCCTCCCGTTCACACGTGGTCGCCCTTCCGAC ATCCCGTTGCTGCACCAGTCGTCTAAGCGCCTAGCGACGCCCGACgggccgcctcgcgtccgGCGTCTCCGCATCCTCGAAATCTCCGGCGGAacctgccgccgccttcttctgcagacTTCAGAACTTCTCCG TCTGGTGCACTGCCACaatcggcgcggcgcgatgGAAGACGCAGCTGTCGGGGCGCTAAAGCTGCGCGACCTCCGGCAGGTTGTGGGCAG GtgtgcggcgcagcgccccaGCATCGAAGTTCGGCGGAACTGCGTCCTGGTGAACCTCCCGTACGTGAAGTGCCTCATCCTCTGCGAGCgagtgctgctgctgccacTGGACTCCGAGAGCTCTTCGCCAGTCCCCGTTGCGTTTCTGCACTCTGCTCACGACGCGGGGTTCGGCATGCGACCTTCCCGCGCCCAGGGCTCCACGcagccgctctcctcgtcgcccatGTCCCCCTGCGCGTCCGCACGGCCCTCGGtgctcttcgcgcggccCAGCccggcaggcgccggccCGCCGCTGGGCTCTGGAGCCCAAGCGACCGcggaaggcccgcgcggagacacctcctccggcgccgtaGGGGCAACCCCGGGCcagggcgcaggcgaagacgaggcggaggaggcgcgcggagcagAGCTGGACTGCGGGCGAAGCCgaagggcggagacagacagaagcGAAGACCGATGCGACGACGACACGAGGTACCGCCGGTCTGGCACCAGCTTGGCGCGACGGTGGCTGGCTCACACCCGCGAGCTCGCCCACGAG GATCCCGCGGGCTGCGGAGAGATTTCGCGGGTCGCGTCGTGCGGCGAGGGACACGGCGATGCGTGTTTCACGTTTGGgtgcgacgacgacgagaaagaCGCATGCGAGCAGCGACTGGTTTCGAAGGTGCTgagtctctctgcgcgccgcgcctctctccctgaAGACGAGCCCTTCGAGTTCACGGCGCTCGAGGCCATCCTTGTGCAC GTGTGCGACGCGCTGAAGGGCGAACTGGAGCCcatcgcggtcgccgcgacgacgctgtTGCGCTTCATCCATGAACAGCCGAGCAGCACGCAGAAACTGCGCAAG GTTGGAgacctccgccggcggctgggCGCAGTCAGGGACAAGACACGGGGCATCGaccaggcgctgcgcgagctgctggacACCGAAGACGACCTCTGCCGCCTGGAGGTCAGCCGCTTCTGGGCTCACGAGAAAGAGTGggagcggccgtcgcgcaacgcgcacgcagaggacgtCGAGATCCTGCTTGAGTGCTACGAACAAGAAATCGATGCGCTGCTCCAG TCCATCATTCGCATAGACGAGGCGCTCGACGACGGGCTGCAGCTGATGGAGCTGCATTTGGCCTCGATTCGCAACGCGTTTCTGAAGAGCGAACTCGCGCTCGACGTGATTGGCGTGCTTTTTGCCGGcatcgcggccttcgcgggaGTCTTCGGCATGAACATCCGCAGCGGCTgggaagacgcgcagagcaCCTTTTGGTGGatcgctgccgccctctccgcgctcAGCCTCGTGACAGTGATTCTCGTCTACATCTGGTTCCGCAGGCAAAAACTCTAA